In Suricata suricatta isolate VVHF042 chromosome 14, meerkat_22Aug2017_6uvM2_HiC, whole genome shotgun sequence, one DNA window encodes the following:
- the TCHP gene encoding trichoplein keratin filament-binding protein isoform X2: MALPTLSSRWCSRRLLDQQAARQRHREQEARIRQQWDQNSRYFRMSDIFSSKQAEWSSKTSYQRSMHAYQREKMKEEKRKQLEARRERLRQLLLEEQALQARELEELRLSMEAREGRLRERHGDLKSAREEQRKLIAEQLLYEHWKKNNPKLREIESALHKEHVINSWKMQKEEKKQQEATQEEENKRCENEYERARREALERMKAEEERRRLEDKLQAEALLQQMEELKLKEMEATKLKKEQENLLKQRWELERLEEERKQMAALRQKAELGRFLRHQYNVQLSRRAQQIQEELEADKRILQALLEEEDENQRQHLARREQAAADAAWMKRAIEEQLQLEREREAELQLLLREEAKEMWEKREAEWARERSARDRLMSEVLTGRQQQIQEKLEQNRRAQEESLRHREQLIHDLEEVRESARREKEESKELKSAWKRELEAQVAERQLQAWEEDQQEEEEEEEARQAEQLTDALLQQEAKKMATQGYWPKPYGHPRIAWN, translated from the exons ATGGCACTCCCCACACTGTCCTCCCGCTGGTGTAGCCGGAGGCTCCTGGACCAGCAGGCGGCCCGACAGCGACACCGAGAGCAGGAGGCCCGGATTCGGCAGCAGTGGGACCAGAACAGCCGCTACTTCAGGATGTCTGATATCTTTAGCTCCAAGCAGGCGGAATGGAGCTCCAAGACGTCCTACCAGCGGAG CATGCATGCCTATCAGCGTGAGAAGATGAAGGAGGAGAAGCGCAAGCAGCTGGAGGCCCGGCGGGAGAGACTGAGGCAGCTGCTGCTGGAGGAGCAGGCCCTGCAGGCCCGAGAGCTGGAGGAGCTGCGGCTAAGCATGGAGGCGCGGGAAGGCCGCCTCCGGGAGCGCCATGGCGATCTCAAGTCGGCccgagaggagcagaggaagctg ATTGCCGAGCAGCTTCTGTATGAacactggaaaaagaacaacCCAAAACTTCGAGAG ATTGAATCAGCCCTTCACAAAGAGCATGTGATAAACTCTtggaaaatgcagaaagaagaaaaaaaacag CAAGAAGCCACCCAAGAGGAAGAGAACAAACGGTGTGAAAACGAATATGAAAGGGCCCGAAGGGAAGCGCTGGAGCGGATGAAAGCGGAAGAGGAGAGGAGGCGGTTGGAGGACAAACTCCAGGCCGAGGCGCTGCTCCAGCAGATGGAGGAGCTGAAGCTGAAGGAGATGGAG GCCACCAAACTGAAGAAGGAGCAGGAGAATCTGCTGAAGCAGCGGTGGGAGCTGGAGAggctggaggaagagaggaagcagaTGGCAGCCCTCCGGCAGAAGGCGGAGCTGGG ACGTTTTTTGAGACATCAGTATAATGTGCAACTCAGTAGGCGCGCACAGCAGATCCAAGAGGAACTG GAGGCGGACAAGCGCATTCTGCAGGcgctgctggaggaggaggacgagaACCAGCGCCAGCACCTGGCCAGGCGGGAGCAGGCCGCGGCCGATGCGGCGTGGATGAAGCGGGCCATCGAGGAGCAGCTGCAGCTGGAGAGGGAGCGGGAGGCGGAGCTGCAGCTGCTGTTGAG GGAGGAGGCCAAGGAAatgtgggaaaagagagaggcGGAGTGGGCCCGGGAGAGGAGCGCACGAGACAGACTGATGAGCGAG GTTCTGACAGGGAGACAACAACAGATACAAGAAAAGCTTGAACAAAACCGACGGGCGCAAGAGGAGTCCCTGAGACACCGGGAGCAACTTATTCACGATCTTGAGGAGGTCAGAGAGTCTGCTCGTCGTGAGAAAGAGGAGAGCAAAGAACTGAAATCGGCCTGGAAACGGGAGCTGGAGGCCCAG GTTGCAGAGCGCCAGCTGCAGGCATGGGAAGAGGaccagcaggaggaggaggaggaggaggaggccaggcaGGCAGAGCAGCTCACCGATGCCCTACTACAGCAGGAGGCGAAGAAGATGGCCACGCAGGGCTACTGGCCCAAG ccCTATGGACATCCCCGAATTGCTTGGAACTGA
- the TCHP gene encoding trichoplein keratin filament-binding protein isoform X1, producing the protein MALPTLSSRWCSRRLLDQQAARQRHREQEARIRQQWDQNSRYFRMSDIFSSKQAEWSSKTSYQRSMHAYQREKMKEEKRKQLEARRERLRQLLLEEQALQARELEELRLSMEAREGRLRERHGDLKSAREEQRKLIAEQLLYEHWKKNNPKLREVKIESALHKEHVINSWKMQKEEKKQQEATQEEENKRCENEYERARREALERMKAEEERRRLEDKLQAEALLQQMEELKLKEMEATKLKKEQENLLKQRWELERLEEERKQMAALRQKAELGRFLRHQYNVQLSRRAQQIQEELEADKRILQALLEEEDENQRQHLARREQAAADAAWMKRAIEEQLQLEREREAELQLLLREEAKEMWEKREAEWARERSARDRLMSEVLTGRQQQIQEKLEQNRRAQEESLRHREQLIHDLEEVRESARREKEESKELKSAWKRELEAQVAERQLQAWEEDQQEEEEEEEARQAEQLTDALLQQEAKKMATQGYWPKPYGHPRIAWN; encoded by the exons ATGGCACTCCCCACACTGTCCTCCCGCTGGTGTAGCCGGAGGCTCCTGGACCAGCAGGCGGCCCGACAGCGACACCGAGAGCAGGAGGCCCGGATTCGGCAGCAGTGGGACCAGAACAGCCGCTACTTCAGGATGTCTGATATCTTTAGCTCCAAGCAGGCGGAATGGAGCTCCAAGACGTCCTACCAGCGGAG CATGCATGCCTATCAGCGTGAGAAGATGAAGGAGGAGAAGCGCAAGCAGCTGGAGGCCCGGCGGGAGAGACTGAGGCAGCTGCTGCTGGAGGAGCAGGCCCTGCAGGCCCGAGAGCTGGAGGAGCTGCGGCTAAGCATGGAGGCGCGGGAAGGCCGCCTCCGGGAGCGCCATGGCGATCTCAAGTCGGCccgagaggagcagaggaagctg ATTGCCGAGCAGCTTCTGTATGAacactggaaaaagaacaacCCAAAACTTCGAGAGGTGAAG ATTGAATCAGCCCTTCACAAAGAGCATGTGATAAACTCTtggaaaatgcagaaagaagaaaaaaaacag CAAGAAGCCACCCAAGAGGAAGAGAACAAACGGTGTGAAAACGAATATGAAAGGGCCCGAAGGGAAGCGCTGGAGCGGATGAAAGCGGAAGAGGAGAGGAGGCGGTTGGAGGACAAACTCCAGGCCGAGGCGCTGCTCCAGCAGATGGAGGAGCTGAAGCTGAAGGAGATGGAG GCCACCAAACTGAAGAAGGAGCAGGAGAATCTGCTGAAGCAGCGGTGGGAGCTGGAGAggctggaggaagagaggaagcagaTGGCAGCCCTCCGGCAGAAGGCGGAGCTGGG ACGTTTTTTGAGACATCAGTATAATGTGCAACTCAGTAGGCGCGCACAGCAGATCCAAGAGGAACTG GAGGCGGACAAGCGCATTCTGCAGGcgctgctggaggaggaggacgagaACCAGCGCCAGCACCTGGCCAGGCGGGAGCAGGCCGCGGCCGATGCGGCGTGGATGAAGCGGGCCATCGAGGAGCAGCTGCAGCTGGAGAGGGAGCGGGAGGCGGAGCTGCAGCTGCTGTTGAG GGAGGAGGCCAAGGAAatgtgggaaaagagagaggcGGAGTGGGCCCGGGAGAGGAGCGCACGAGACAGACTGATGAGCGAG GTTCTGACAGGGAGACAACAACAGATACAAGAAAAGCTTGAACAAAACCGACGGGCGCAAGAGGAGTCCCTGAGACACCGGGAGCAACTTATTCACGATCTTGAGGAGGTCAGAGAGTCTGCTCGTCGTGAGAAAGAGGAGAGCAAAGAACTGAAATCGGCCTGGAAACGGGAGCTGGAGGCCCAG GTTGCAGAGCGCCAGCTGCAGGCATGGGAAGAGGaccagcaggaggaggaggaggaggaggaggccaggcaGGCAGAGCAGCTCACCGATGCCCTACTACAGCAGGAGGCGAAGAAGATGGCCACGCAGGGCTACTGGCCCAAG ccCTATGGACATCCCCGAATTGCTTGGAACTGA